The Haloferax volcanii DS2 DNA segment AGTGACGAGTTCGCCGTGGGCGATGCGGTCCTTGCCGACGACGATATCGACCAGTTCGTCCGCGAACGCCGCGGTCGCCTCTTTGCCCTTGTTGGCGACGGCGTCCTCGACGACGGCGACGAGGTCGTCGGCCTCGGACGCGTCGGGCGTCCGCCACGTCATCTCGCGGCCGAAGTGCCGGTCGCGGAAGGCGTCGTGAATCTTGTCGGAGGTCTTCGCGCCGACGCGGGTGAACTCCTCTTGGAGGAAGCCGGACACGGAGTACGACTCGGTCGCCGAGAGCATCTTCAGGAGCGTCCCGAGTTCGACGCCGTGGGGGTGGGGACGGATCTCCTTCGTCTGTTTCGGAAGCTGGTCGGTCGCCCGCTCGAACTTCATCGGCTCGTCGAGGCCGGGTTCCCGGAGTTCGATGCGTGCGTGGGGGTTGACGACCGCCGTGTGGAGGATGTAGTCGTGGAGCTGCTGGCGGGCGCGCATGTTGGCTTCCATCTCCAACTCGATGCGCGTGCCGTGGGGGCGGTCCCACGAAGTCGTCTTCTCGGTGCGAATCTCGGGTTCGTTCTGGTCCGTGTTGATGACGAGTTCGAAGTACTCGGCGTCCTCCGAGCCCTGCGTCCGGCTCGTCACCTTGGCGGGCTTCCCGCTCGTCAGCTGCGAGTAGAGGACCGCCGCGGAGATACCGATACCCTGCTGACCGCGGGACTGTTCGCGCGCGTGGAAGCGAGAGCCGTAGAGGAGCTTCCCGAACACTTTGGGCACCTGCTCTTTCGTGATGCCCGGCCCGTTGTCCTCGATGACGAGGCGGTAGTAGTCGCCCGCCTCGGCGATTTCCACGTAGATGTCGGGCTGGATGCCCGCCTCCTCCGTGGCGTCGAGCGCGTTGTCCACCGCCTCCTTGACGGCGGTGACCAACCCGCGGGCTCCGCTGTCGAAGCCCAACATGTGCTTGTTCTTCTCGAAGAACTCGGCGATGGAGATCTCCCGCTGGCCCTTCGCCAGCTCCTCTGCGATCCCCGGCTCGTCACCGAGTGTCGACTGGAACGAGGTCATTTCCTGATGCGCATCTACCCAGTCCCGCGTTAAGTACTCACCGGCAGCGGAGTGAAAGTGAACTCGGGGCGTTGACGCGCTTCGAGGGGCGTTCGCGCCGGAACGCCGGATAATGATACACAGAGTCACCCACGAAACGCGGGTCGGTCGGTCGGCGTCTCCGATGTCGGAAACCGCTACGCGGGACTCCAGTAAGTAGTACGCGCCCGCGCGTGCGAGTCTTTAAGGGACGGGCTATCCTAGGCCTGTTCAGATGTCTCAGGATAACGAGTACGGGGCCGGACAGATTCAGGTCCTCGAAGGGCTTGAAGCCGTTCGAAAGCGTCCGGCGATGTACATCGGGTCCACCGATTCTCGCGGACTCCACCACCTCGTCTACGAAGTCGTCGACAACTCCATCGACGAGGCGCTCGCGGGCCACTGCGACGCCATCGAGGTCGCCCTCCACGAGGACGGCTCTGTCAGCGTCACCGACAACGGCCGCGGGATTCCGGTAGATACGCACGAACAGTACGACCGACCCGCGCTGGAGGTCATCATGACCGTCCTCCACGCCGGCGGGAAGTTCGACAACAAGTCCTACCAGGTCTCCGGCGGCCTCCACGGCGTCGGCGTCTCCGTCGTCAACGCGCTGTCGAGCGAACTCGAAGTCGAGGTCAAACGCGACGGCGCGGTGTGGACACACCGCTTCGAGGTGGGCGAGCCGCAGGTCGAGGAGTTCGAGCGCGTGCGCGACCTCGAACCCGGCGAAGACACCGGGACGACCATCCGCTTTTGGCCGGATGACGGTATCTTCGAGACGACCGAGTTCGACTTCAAGACGCTCGAAAACCGCCTGCGAGAGCTCGCGTTCCTCAACTCCGGGGTCGAGATTTCGCTCTCCGACGAGCGGACCGACGAGTCGAGCACGTTCCTCTTCGAGGGCGGCATCCGCGAGTTCGTCGAGTACCTCAACGAGACCAAGACGGCCCTCCACGACGACGTCATCTACTACGACGACGAGTCGGAGGGCATCGAGGTCGAAATCGCCATGCAGGCGACCGACGAACTGCAGGGGTCGATTCACGCCTTCGCCAACAACATCAACACCCGCGAGGGCGGCACGCACCTGACCGGGTTCAAGACGGCGCTCACCCGCGTCGTCAACGACTACGCGAACACCCACGACATGCTGGACGACCTCGACGGCGACAACCTCCGCGGCGAGGACGTGCGCGAGGGACTCACCGCCGTCATCTCCATCAAACACCCCGACCCGCAGTTCGAGGGCCAGACGAAGACCAAACTCGGTAACTCCGAGGTCCGCGGCATCGTCGAGAGCGTCACCCACCAACAGCTCGGGACGTTCTTCGAGGAGAACCCGGACACGGCGACGGCCATCATCTCGAAGGCCGTCGAGGCCGCCCGCGCCCGCAAGGCCGCGAAGCAGGCCGAGGAGCTCACCCGCCGCAAGTCCGCGCTCGAATCCACCTCGCTGCCGGGGAAGCTCGCGGACTGTCAGAGCCGCGACCCCGCCGAGTCCGAGCTGTTCATCGTGGAGGGCGACTCCGCGGGCGGCTCGGCCAAGCAGGGCCGCGACCGCAAATTCCAGGCGATTTTACCCCTCAAGGGGAAGATTCTGAACGTCGAGAAACACCGTCTCGACCGCATCCTCGAAAACGACGAGATACGGGCGCTCATCACCGCCATCGGCGGCGGCGTCGGCGACGAGTTCGACATCGAGAAGGCGCGCTACCAGCGGCTCATCCTGATGACCGACGCCGACGTCGACGGCGCGCACATCCGGACGCTGCTTCTCACGCTCCTGTACCGCCACATGCGCCCGCTCATCGAGGCCGGCTACGTGTACGCGGCCCAACCGCCGCTGTACCGCGTCCGCTACCGCGGCAACACCTACGACGCGATGGACGAGGCCGAGCGGGACCGCATCATCGAGGAGGAATGCAACGGCAACCCCACGCAGGTCCAACGGTTCAAGGGACTCGGTGAGATGAACCCCGACCAGCTGTGGGACACGACGATGAACCCCGAAAACCGCGTCCTCAAGCGCATCACCGTCGAGGACGCCGCCGCCGCCGACCGGATGTTCAACATTCTGATGGGCGACGCCGTCGGGCCGCGAAAGCAGTTCATCAAGGACCACGCGAACGACGCCGAATGGGTAGACATCTAATATGAGTTCTGACGCACCAGATTCGTTCGAACCGGGCGCGGGTATCGCGGCCGAAGTCAAGAACGCGCGCATCGAAGACGAGATGGAGCAGTCGTACATCGACTACGCGATGTCGGTCATCGCGGGGCGGGCGCTGCCCGACGTACGCGACGGCCTGAAGCCGGTCCACCGGCGCATCCTGTATGCGATGCATCAGGCCGGCGTGACCTCCAACTCGTCGCACCGCAAGTCCTCGTCCATCGTGGGCGAGACGATGGGTGACTACCACCCCCACGGCGACTCCGCCATCTACGACACCCTCGCGCGCATGGCGCAGGACTTCTCCATGCGCTACCCGCTCGTCGACGGCCAGGGTAACTTCGGCTCCGTCGACGGCGACCCGCCGGCCGCGATGCGCTACACGGAGGCGCGGATGTCCCCCATCGCCGAGGAACTCCTCGACGACATCGACAAGGACACCGTCGACTTCCAGTCGAACTACGACGACCGCAAGCAGGAGCCGACGGTGCTGCCGTCGTCGTTCCCGAACCTGCTCGTCAACGGGTCGTCCGGCATCGCGGTCGGGATGTCCACGAACATCCCGCCGCACAACCTCGGTGAGGTCGTCGACGCCACCGTCGAACTCATCGAGAACCCCGACGCGACCGTCGCGGACCTGATGGAACACATCAAGGGGCCGGACTTCCCGACCGGCGCGAACATCGTCGGCCGCAACGCGGTCCACAAGGCGTACAAGACGGGTCGCGGTCGCGTCCGCGTCCGCGCCGACTACGACGTGTTCGAGGAAGAAGGCCGCATCGTCATCAACGAACTCCCGTATCAGGAGAACAAGGCCCGCCTCATCGAGCGCATCGCCGACGACGTGAACGAGGGTAAAATCGAAGGCATCCGCGACATCCGCGACGAGTCCGACCGCGACGGCATCCGCGTCGTCATCGAACTCAAGCGCGGCGTGATGGCCGAGGTCGTCAAGAACCAGCTGCTCGACAACCACCTCGAATCCACGTTCGGCGTCATCAACCTCGCGCTCGTCGACGGACAGCCGCAGGTGCTGACGCTCAAGGAGACGCTCGAACACTACCTCGACCACCGCCGCGACGTGGTTCGCCGGCGCTCCGAGTACGAACTCGCCGAGGCCGAAGACCGCGCGCACATCCTCGACGGCCGCCTGAAGGCCCTCGACAACATCGACGACGTGGTCGAGACCATCCGCAACTCCGAGAGTCGCGACGACGCGAAGGCCGCGCTCCGCGGCGAGGTCGAAGTCGAAGTCGGCGGTGAACCGCTGCCGACGTTCGACTTCTCCGAGGAGCAGGCGAACCACATCGTCTCGATGCAGCTCGGCTCGCTCACCTCGATGGAGGCGGCCGAAATCGAAGCCGAGTACGAGGACGTGCAGGCGACCATCGAGCGCCTCGAAACCATCCTCGGCGACCAGTCGGAACTCGACGCCGTCATCGAGTCCGAACTGCTCGACATCAAAGACGAGTACGCCGACGACCGGCGGACCTCGTTCGTCGCCAACACCGGCGAGGTCACCCGCGCCGACCTCATCCCCGAGGAGGACGTGGTCGTCGTCGTCAGCGAGGACGACTACATCAAGCGGATGCCGGTCTCCCGGTTCCGCGACCAGCACCGCGGCGGCAAGGGCATCATCGGGACGGACCTCAAGGAAGGCGACAACGTCTCGTCGGTGTTCGTCACGAACACCCACGACGACCTGCTCTGTTTCACCAACCACGGGCAGGTCTACCAACTCAAGGCCTACCAGGTCCCCGAGATGTCGCGGACCGCCCGCGGGAAGTCGGCGGTCAACCTCCTCGACTTCGACGACGGCGAGGAGATTACGGCCGTCGTCAACTGCGACGACCTCGAAGATATCGAGGGCTATCTAACGATGGTGACCCGGAACGGCTACATCAAGCGGACCGGTACCGACCGCTTCCAGAACATCCTCTCGACGGGCATCATCGCCACCAAACTCGACGAGGGCGACGAACTCGTCGACGTGGAGGTCACGGGCGGCGAAAGCGACCTCGTCATCGGCACCGAACGGGGAATGTCCATCCGCTTCGACGAGGACGAGGTGCGCGCGATGGGGCGCTCGGCCCGCGGCGTCCGCGGCATCAAACTCGAAGGCGACGACGTGGTCGCCGGCGTAGCAGCCATCGACGAGGACCACCACAGCTGGATTCTCACCGTCACCGAGAACGGCTACGGGAAGCGCACGGACCTCGACGCCTACCGCACGCAGTCCAGAAACGGCAAGGGTCTCATCGACATCAAGGCAAACGAGCGGAACGGCCCGGTCTGCGCCATCAACACCGTCGGCGAGGGCGACCACCTCGTCGTCATGTCCGACGAGGGGCAGATTCTCCGGACCCCCGTCGAGGACATCTCGACGGTCGGCCGCAACACGATGGGCGTCATCGTGATGGACCTCGACGAGGGCGACGACGTGGCCTCCGTCGACGTGATTCCGGCCGCGATGACGACCGAAGGCGAGGAACTGGACGACGCGGACAGCGTGGAAGAGGACGCGGAAACCGACGCGAAAGCCGACGCGAAAGCCGACGCGGACGACGAGTAACGGCTCCCCGCGAGACTTTTTTTCGCGGACCCCCGCCGGAGAGCCGCGGCTCCGACCGTCGCTCCCCGAAGACATTTATCTCGGCCGGAGGTCCTACCGGTATGAGCGTGCGACCGCGGTCGAGAATCGTCGGCGTCTCGGCGCTCGCGTTCGTCGTCGTCCTCGGCGGCCTGACCGCGCTTCGGGCGTGGAACCTCGAACCGCCGACGGCCGTGCAGTCGCTCGTCGTCGACGCGGGCGCGGTACTGGTCGTCGCCGGCGTCGCGGCACACGTCGCCCGCGGCGAGAATATCGGCACGCGCGCCGGCGAGGGTATCGTGCTCGCCTTCGGCCCGTGTCTCGGCTTCGCGGCCAACCTGTTCGTCCCGGTTTCGACGATGGAGTCGCCGCTGTGGGTCGCGTACCCGCTCGTCGCCGGAGCGGCGCTCGCGCTCGCCGTCGGTGGGGTCGGCGCGGCCGTCGGCTACGTCGTCCGAGTCGTGCGAAAAAACGGGACCGCCATCGGTCGAACCTCGTAGTCGGCTACTTCTCCACGTCCGAGGGTTCTCTGGTCAGGTCGTAGGTGTAGTGTCGCGGCTTGCGGTCCCGGAGCCAGTCGCGGAGCGGTTCGACCCGCGGCCGGTAGGTGAGCGTCGACCCGAGGGCGGTCAGCGGGAGGAACTTCGCCGCCTCGATTTCGTCGTCGGGGTCGCTCGGCGACGGCGTCGGGTCGTCGGCGACGGGCGTCGCGTGGTAGAACCGCTGGAGATAGATGCGGTGGTCCGGAGCGCGAATCTCGCTCGTGAAGGCGAGCGACTGGATTTCGACTTCGACGCCGGTCTCCTCTGCGGCCTCGCGGGCGGCGGTCTCGAAGAAGAACTCACCGGGTTCGGAGCCGCCTTTCGGCAGTCCCCAGCGGTCCTTCTCGTAGACCGCGAGCACGGAGTTCTCCCGGAGGACGACGACGCCGGCGGCGAGGTCGTGCGGCGCGGGGGCTTCTCTCGGCGTCGACATCAGAGGATGCGCTTGCCGAAGGCGCTTGCGGCGAGTTCGGTCGCGAGCGTCGCAGTCTCGTTGTGCTCGTCGAGGATGGGGTTGACCTCCACGAGTTCGAACGAGCGCATGGCCTCCGAGCGGGCGACGAGTTCCATCGCCGCGTGGGCTTCGCGGTAGGTCACGCCGCCGCGGACGGGCGTCCCGACCCCGGGGGCCTCGCGGGGGTCGAGCCAGTCGAGGTCGAGGCTGATGTGGACGCCGTCGGTCCCGTCGGTCGCCACGTCGAGGGCGTCGTTCGTCACGTCGGTGATGCCGCGCTCATCGATGTCCGACATCGTGTACACCGTCACGTCGCTGTCGCGAATCGCCTCGGCCTCCGCGTCGTCGACGGAGCGCAAGCCGACGATAGCGACGTTCTCCTCTTTGAGGCCGGCGGCGTTCGCCCACTCGACGCCCGCGAAGTCACCGATGCCGAGCGCGGCGGCCAGCGGCATGCCGTGGACGTTGCCGGACGGCGAGGTGCTCGGCGTGTTGAAGTCGCCGTGAGCGTCGAACCAGATGACGCCGATGTCGGCGTCGCGGGCGCTGCCGACCAGCGAGCCGATGGCGATGGAGTGGTCGCCGCCGAGCGCGAGCGGGGTCGTCCCCTCGGCGAGCGCGGTCGAGACGGCGTCGGCGAGGCTCCGCGTCACCTCTTCGACTTCCTTGACGTGCTTCGCGTTCGTCGCCCCGGCGTCGGCGTCCCGCGTCGCGTGATGCGGGACCGCGAGGTCGCCGGCGTCAGTCGGTGAGACGCCCGCGGACTCCAGTTCCCCCGCGAGTCCAGCGTATCGAATCGCGGAGGGACCCATGTCCACCCCGCGTCGATTGGCACCGTAGTCCGTCGGTGCACCCAGAATTCTGACGTTCCGTTCCATAGATGACCCACTCGTTCGGGCCGTTTAGTGGCATCGGAAAACACCCTTATTGATAATGCTATCTGTCACCTCCGGGGAGGCCGTCGCCCGGCGGAACGCACGGGCTACTCGTCGAGATACGGTTCGCAGACGCGCCGGAGGCCCTCCTCGAAGGAGATTTTGGGTTCCCAGCCGGTCGCCTCGCGTATCTTCGTGCAGTCGGCTTTCGTGTCGTGGACGTACACGTCGAGGGGGTTTTCGATGTATTCGGGTTCGACGTCGGTGCCGAGCGCCTCGTTTATCATGTCGACCATCTCGTTGAACGAGTAGCTCTCGCCGGTGCCGAGGTTGTAGATGCCTTGTAGCCGGTGGTCGGCGGCGAGTTCGATGCCGCGAACGATGTCGTCGACGTGGGTGAAATCGCGGGTCTGGGTGCCGTCTCCGAACAGCTCCGGCGACTCGCCGGCCGCGATTTTGTCGGTGAACTGCGCGACCGTGTTGGCGAACTCGCCTTTGTGTTCCTCCGCGCCGCCGAAGCCCTGATACACCGAGAAAAACCGAAGCCCGGCCGTCCGCATATCGTAGTGGTGGTGGAAGTACTCCGCGTAGCGCTCCCGGGCGAGTTTCGACGCTTCGTAGCCCGTGCGCGCCTCGACCGGCATCTCTTCCGGCGAGGGCTCGGTCTGCGAGCCGTAAATCGAGGAGGTTGAGGCGTAGACGACGGTGTCACAGCCGTCGTTTCGCGCCTGCTCGACCGTGTTCACGAAGCCTTCGACGTTGACGCGCGCGGCCTTCGTCGGGTTCTCCTCGTGCATCTTGTACGACGACAGCGCCGCCAGATGGAACACCACGTCCACGTCGTCGGTCGGGAGGTCGTCGTCGAGCACGCTCGCGTCGTGGAACTCCACGGCGTCGTCGAGATTCTCGGGCGTGCCGAGGTAGAGGTCGTCGACGGCGACGACCTCGTTTTCGTCGGCGAGATGGTTCGCGAGATTCGAACCGATGAAGCCGGCACCGCCGGTCACGAGGACTCGTTTCCCGTTCATGTGCTACCGGAGTCTCGTGAGCCGTATAGTGCTATCGACAGCATCGAGGCCGAATCGAGGTTCGGAATGAACATTCATGAGTGTGATACGGTTACAAAGTAGACGAACGGCAGATTCGAGGCGTCATCCATCGGATTTAAGGACGTATGTAGCGAACCATTCTCCATGTCATCAATCGAGCTCACGTCGAGTCAGAAAACTATCTTGACTGCACTCATCAACCTCTATCGGGACTCCGAAGACGCCGTAAAAGGTGAGGATATCGCGGCCGAAGTCAACCGAAACCCCGGCACCATCCGAAACCAGATGCAGAGCCTGAAGGCACTCCAGTTGGTCGAGGGCGTCCCCGGTCCGAAGGGCGGTTACAAGCCGACCGCGAACGCCTACGAGGCGCTCGACGTGGACAAGATGGACGAGCCCGCGTTCGTCCCTCTGTTCCACAACGACGAGGAAGTCGAAGGCGTCAACGTCGACGAAATCGACCTCTCCAGCGTCCACCACCCCGAGCTGTGCCGCGCCGAGATTCACGTGCAGGGCTCCGTCCGCGAGTTCCACGAGGGCGACAAGATTCGCGTCGGTCCGACGCCCCTCTCGAAGCTCGTCATCGACGGCACGCTCGACGGCAAGGACGACACGAGCAACATCCTCATCCTCCGCATCGACGACATGCAGGCACCCGTCGGCGAACCCCAGCACTAACCACGCTTTACTTTCCGTCTTTTTCCGGGCACTCTCCGCGCACTCCGACCGGCAGGACCGGCGTTCGGACGGCGAAGCGGTCCGTTCGGCTTGGTGATACGGTTCGCGCCACCGATTGACCCCGGCGAACGGCGACGCGACTCGTCAGTACGCGGGGGGTGCGACAGAGCCGGAGAAATCGAAACCGAGTCGACGAGCGTCGGGCGGCGGGTGCCGCGTCACCCGGCGGTCGGGCGCGTGTTCCGAGTTAGAGGTCGTTCCAGGCGGAGAGCGCGCGCTTCGGCGACGTGACGTCTGCAATCCAGTTCGCGGCGATGCCCTTCTTCAGCGTCCGCGCGAGCGGGCCGCCGAAGACGTTGACGGGGAACTCTCCGAAGACGGGGAACTTCACGCCGTGGGCGACGGCGTCGTGGCCGATGGAGATGACCGTCCCCTTGTCGGTGAACGTCCAGCGCTTGAGCGGCTTGCCGGCGATGGCCCGGGCGATGTTCTCGCCGGCCACGTCAGCGGCGTCCCAGGCGGCCTGCGCCGTCGGCGGCGCGACGTTGTCGGGCCCCTGCTCGACGAGGGCGCAGTCACCGACCGCGAAGACGCGGTCGTCGCTGGTCTGGAAGTCCTCCTCAGCGAAGAAGCGATGGGAGCGCTCGTCCTGTTCGAGCTCCACGTCGGACGCCTCGGGCTGGCCGGTGATGCCGCCGGTCCAGACGAGCACGTCGTAGTCGAGTTCCTCGGGCGCTTCGTCCTCGCCGCCGCCGATGAAGACGGTCTCCTCGTCGACCTTCGAGATGAAGTCGCCGGTGAGGATGTCGATGTCGAGGTCTTCGACGCGACGCCGGAGCGCGCCCTGCAGTTCGGGGTCGTTTCCGGGGAAGATTTCGTCCATCCCCTCGACGAGTTTGATGTCGATGGGTGCGCGGTTCGTGTCGCGGTACTCCGCGACCTCGGCGGCGGTCTGGATGCCGGAGAGACCCGCGCCGCCGATGACGACCTGCGCGGGGTCGTCGCGGGAGGCGTCGGCGGCCGCCTCCTTTATCTCCTGGTGAATCTCGCGGGCGTCGTCGAGACCTTTGAGCTGGTGGGCGAACTCTTCGAGGCCCTCGATACCGAAGAAGGCGGTCGAAGAGCCGATGGCGACGAGCAGATAGTCGTAGTCGACGGTGTCGCCGCCTTCGAGCTCGACTGCGCGCTCGTCGACGTCCACGTCGGTCGCGCGACCCTTGACGAACTCCGTCGAGTCGTCTTTGATGTCGTCGACCGGGATGGTGATGCTGGACTCGACGCTCGGGTCGCGGATGCAGCGGTGGACCTCGTGGAGGACGAGGTGGTAGTCGTGTTCGGCGACCCACGTGAGTTGCGCGTCCGGACCGAGCTCTTCTTCGAGGGTTGTAACCGCGCCGGCCCCGGCGTACCCCGAGCCGAGAACGACGACCTGCGTGCTCATGTCGTCGGATGCGCAGTCATCCGATAAAGGGGCTTTGAAACCGTCTCCACAGCCGGGGTGATTTTGGCCGCTACGCCCCCAGAGCGTCGAAATCCGGATTCGACGGTTGTCGGATTAGTCGAGACTGAGGCCCGCGTGCCAGCGGTCGACGCCCGCCTCACGCTTGACTTCGTCCATCTTCGCGAGGAGGTGGACCGCGAGGCTGGCGGTCTCGGCCGCGCGCGATTCGCCTTCGGTGCGGAACTCGCCGGTGACGCGGTTCGCGTACACCGAGCAGACGGCCCCCGCGCGGAGGCCGTAGACGTTGGCGATGGTCAGGAGCGCCGCGGCCTCCATCTCGATGTTCTTCACGTTCGCCTCGCGGAGTTCCTCGACCAGCGAGTCGGAGCCGGCGGCGCGGAAGCCCTCGAAGCCGGGGCGACCCTGCCCCGCGTAGAAGGAGTCGGCGCTCATCGTGAGGCCGACGTGGTAGTCGTAGCCGAGTCGTTCCGCGGCCGCGACGAGCGCCGAGACGACCTCGTGGTCGGCGACGGCGGGGTAGTCCTCTCGGACGTACTCCTTGGAGGTGCCCTCCTGTCGGACCGCGCCCGAAGTGATGACGAGGTCGCCCACGTCCATTTCGGGCTGAATCGCGCCGCAGGAGCCGACGCGGATGAAGGTGTCCGCGCCGACGCGGGCGAGTTCCTCCACGGCGATGGCAGCCGAGGGACTCCCGATGCCCGTCGAGGTAACCGAAATCGGCGTCCCGTCGTAACTGCCCGTGGCGGTCCGGTACTCGCGGTGGGAGGCCTTCTCCTCGTGGTCGTCCCACAGCGCCGTCACCTTGTCCACGCGCTCGGGGTTCCCCGGGAGCAACACCGCGTCGGCGAGGTCCGCGGGACCGACTTCGAGGTGGTACTGGACCTCGTCGTTCGGGTCCTCACTGTCGTTCATGGCATTACTCGCGGGCCACCGATGGAAATTCTTGCGTTCTCCGAGGGGTCATCGCGGGCGTCGTCGCGTTTCCCGCCGTCTCGCCCGCGAGACCGCGCCACGCCCGGTCGTCGGCGGGGTCGCCGTCGCGGAACGGCGGCGGGAGGTCGGCTCTCTCGTCGGCCGCAAACAGGTAGCCGAGTCCCGCGCCGACGTACCAGTCGACCAGCGACGGGGCGAGGTCGGCGTCCACGACGAGGTCGCCGCCGGTGTACCACTCCAGCGCCGCGTCGTCGTCGGCGTCGACGCCGGTCCGCCGCCAGCGCACGCCAGAGCCGCCGTCGCGGAACGCCGA contains these protein-coding regions:
- the gyrB gene encoding DNA topoisomerase (ATP-hydrolyzing) subunit B, which gives rise to MSQDNEYGAGQIQVLEGLEAVRKRPAMYIGSTDSRGLHHLVYEVVDNSIDEALAGHCDAIEVALHEDGSVSVTDNGRGIPVDTHEQYDRPALEVIMTVLHAGGKFDNKSYQVSGGLHGVGVSVVNALSSELEVEVKRDGAVWTHRFEVGEPQVEEFERVRDLEPGEDTGTTIRFWPDDGIFETTEFDFKTLENRLRELAFLNSGVEISLSDERTDESSTFLFEGGIREFVEYLNETKTALHDDVIYYDDESEGIEVEIAMQATDELQGSIHAFANNINTREGGTHLTGFKTALTRVVNDYANTHDMLDDLDGDNLRGEDVREGLTAVISIKHPDPQFEGQTKTKLGNSEVRGIVESVTHQQLGTFFEENPDTATAIISKAVEAARARKAAKQAEELTRRKSALESTSLPGKLADCQSRDPAESELFIVEGDSAGGSAKQGRDRKFQAILPLKGKILNVEKHRLDRILENDEIRALITAIGGGVGDEFDIEKARYQRLILMTDADVDGAHIRTLLLTLLYRHMRPLIEAGYVYAAQPPLYRVRYRGNTYDAMDEAERDRIIEEECNGNPTQVQRFKGLGEMNPDQLWDTTMNPENRVLKRITVEDAAAADRMFNILMGDAVGPRKQFIKDHANDAEWVDI
- the gyrA gene encoding DNA gyrase subunit A codes for the protein MSSDAPDSFEPGAGIAAEVKNARIEDEMEQSYIDYAMSVIAGRALPDVRDGLKPVHRRILYAMHQAGVTSNSSHRKSSSIVGETMGDYHPHGDSAIYDTLARMAQDFSMRYPLVDGQGNFGSVDGDPPAAMRYTEARMSPIAEELLDDIDKDTVDFQSNYDDRKQEPTVLPSSFPNLLVNGSSGIAVGMSTNIPPHNLGEVVDATVELIENPDATVADLMEHIKGPDFPTGANIVGRNAVHKAYKTGRGRVRVRADYDVFEEEGRIVINELPYQENKARLIERIADDVNEGKIEGIRDIRDESDRDGIRVVIELKRGVMAEVVKNQLLDNHLESTFGVINLALVDGQPQVLTLKETLEHYLDHRRDVVRRRSEYELAEAEDRAHILDGRLKALDNIDDVVETIRNSESRDDAKAALRGEVEVEVGGEPLPTFDFSEEQANHIVSMQLGSLTSMEAAEIEAEYEDVQATIERLETILGDQSELDAVIESELLDIKDEYADDRRTSFVANTGEVTRADLIPEEDVVVVVSEDDYIKRMPVSRFRDQHRGGKGIIGTDLKEGDNVSSVFVTNTHDDLLCFTNHGQVYQLKAYQVPEMSRTARGKSAVNLLDFDDGEEITAVVNCDDLEDIEGYLTMVTRNGYIKRTGTDRFQNILSTGIIATKLDEGDELVDVEVTGGESDLVIGTERGMSIRFDEDEVRAMGRSARGVRGIKLEGDDVVAGVAAIDEDHHSWILTVTENGYGKRTDLDAYRTQSRNGKGLIDIKANERNGPVCAINTVGEGDHLVVMSDEGQILRTPVEDISTVGRNTMGVIVMDLDEGDDVASVDVIPAAMTTEGEELDDADSVEEDAETDAKADAKADADDE
- the rocF gene encoding arginase; protein product: MERNVRILGAPTDYGANRRGVDMGPSAIRYAGLAGELESAGVSPTDAGDLAVPHHATRDADAGATNAKHVKEVEEVTRSLADAVSTALAEGTTPLALGGDHSIAIGSLVGSARDADIGVIWFDAHGDFNTPSTSPSGNVHGMPLAAALGIGDFAGVEWANAAGLKEENVAIVGLRSVDDAEAEAIRDSDVTVYTMSDIDERGITDVTNDALDVATDGTDGVHISLDLDWLDPREAPGVGTPVRGGVTYREAHAAMELVARSEAMRSFELVEVNPILDEHNETATLATELAASAFGKRIL
- a CDS encoding Rrf2 family transcriptional regulator; this translates as MSSIELTSSQKTILTALINLYRDSEDAVKGEDIAAEVNRNPGTIRNQMQSLKALQLVEGVPGPKGGYKPTANAYEALDVDKMDEPAFVPLFHNDEEVEGVNVDEIDLSSVHHPELCRAEIHVQGSVREFHEGDKIRVGPTPLSKLVIDGTLDGKDDTSNILILRIDDMQAPVGEPQH
- a CDS encoding nucleoside phosphorylase, encoding MNDSEDPNDEVQYHLEVGPADLADAVLLPGNPERVDKVTALWDDHEEKASHREYRTATGSYDGTPISVTSTGIGSPSAAIAVEELARVGADTFIRVGSCGAIQPEMDVGDLVITSGAVRQEGTSKEYVREDYPAVADHEVVSALVAAAERLGYDYHVGLTMSADSFYAGQGRPGFEGFRAAGSDSLVEELREANVKNIEMEAAALLTIANVYGLRAGAVCSVYANRVTGEFRTEGESRAAETASLAVHLLAKMDEVKREAGVDRWHAGLSLD
- a CDS encoding NUDIX domain-containing protein yields the protein MSTPREAPAPHDLAAGVVVLRENSVLAVYEKDRWGLPKGGSEPGEFFFETAAREAAEETGVEVEIQSLAFTSEIRAPDHRIYLQRFYHATPVADDPTPSPSDPDDEIEAAKFLPLTALGSTLTYRPRVEPLRDWLRDRKPRHYTYDLTREPSDVEK
- a CDS encoding NAD(P)/FAD-dependent oxidoreductase; the protein is MSTQVVVLGSGYAGAGAVTTLEEELGPDAQLTWVAEHDYHLVLHEVHRCIRDPSVESSITIPVDDIKDDSTEFVKGRATDVDVDERAVELEGGDTVDYDYLLVAIGSSTAFFGIEGLEEFAHQLKGLDDAREIHQEIKEAAADASRDDPAQVVIGGAGLSGIQTAAEVAEYRDTNRAPIDIKLVEGMDEIFPGNDPELQGALRRRVEDLDIDILTGDFISKVDEETVFIGGGEDEAPEELDYDVLVWTGGITGQPEASDVELEQDERSHRFFAEEDFQTSDDRVFAVGDCALVEQGPDNVAPPTAQAAWDAADVAGENIARAIAGKPLKRWTFTDKGTVISIGHDAVAHGVKFPVFGEFPVNVFGGPLARTLKKGIAANWIADVTSPKRALSAWNDL
- a CDS encoding NAD-dependent epimerase/dehydratase family protein, whose protein sequence is MNGKRVLVTGGAGFIGSNLANHLADENEVVAVDDLYLGTPENLDDAVEFHDASVLDDDLPTDDVDVVFHLAALSSYKMHEENPTKAARVNVEGFVNTVEQARNDGCDTVVYASTSSIYGSQTEPSPEEMPVEARTGYEASKLARERYAEYFHHHYDMRTAGLRFFSVYQGFGGAEEHKGEFANTVAQFTDKIAAGESPELFGDGTQTRDFTHVDDIVRGIELAADHRLQGIYNLGTGESYSFNEMVDMINEALGTDVEPEYIENPLDVYVHDTKADCTKIREATGWEPKISFEEGLRRVCEPYLDE